Proteins encoded by one window of Flavobacterium sp. N502540:
- a CDS encoding saccharopine dehydrogenase family protein — protein MRSILIIGAGRSASSLIRYLLAKSESENLHLVVADLSLALAEKKTQKHPNATPIALNIFDTEERKAAIEKASIVISMLPAHLHIEIAKDCLEFKKHLVTASYISDAMQALDEEAKKNNLVFMNEIGLDPGIDHMSAMKVIDEIRAKGGKMLLFESFCGGLVAPESDNNLWNYKFTWAPRNVVLAGQGGAAKFIQEGTYKYIPYSALFRRTEFLEVEGYGKFEAYSNRDSLKYKSVYGLDNVLTLYRGTIRRVGFSKAWNMFVQLGMTDDSYIMEDSENMSYRQFVNSFLPYHPTDSAEIKTRLILKIDQDDIMWDKLLELDLFNPNKKVNLPNATPAQILEKILSDSWSLEPDDKDMIVMYHKFGYELNGKKKQIDSKMVCIGDDQTYTAMAKTVGLPVAMATLLILNGKITTPGVQLPIKKEVYLPILNELEEYGVIFNEQKMPYFGYNPDLF, from the coding sequence AAAATCTACACCTTGTTGTGGCAGATCTATCTTTGGCCTTAGCCGAAAAAAAGACACAAAAACATCCTAATGCGACTCCAATTGCTTTAAACATTTTTGATACTGAAGAAAGAAAAGCGGCCATCGAAAAAGCTTCTATCGTAATCTCGATGCTGCCTGCTCATTTACATATCGAGATCGCAAAAGACTGTCTTGAATTTAAAAAACATCTGGTTACCGCTTCTTATATCAGTGATGCCATGCAGGCACTTGACGAAGAGGCAAAGAAAAACAATCTGGTTTTCATGAACGAAATCGGGCTTGATCCTGGGATCGATCACATGAGCGCCATGAAAGTCATTGATGAAATCAGAGCCAAAGGTGGAAAAATGCTGCTTTTTGAATCGTTCTGCGGCGGCTTAGTTGCTCCCGAATCTGACAATAATTTATGGAATTACAAATTTACCTGGGCTCCACGAAATGTAGTTCTGGCCGGACAGGGCGGTGCTGCAAAATTCATTCAGGAAGGCACTTATAAATACATTCCCTACAGCGCTTTATTTCGACGCACCGAATTCCTGGAAGTCGAAGGCTACGGAAAATTTGAAGCTTATTCTAACCGCGATTCTCTTAAATACAAATCGGTTTACGGTTTAGACAATGTCTTGACTTTGTACCGCGGAACCATTAGAAGAGTTGGTTTTTCGAAAGCATGGAATATGTTTGTCCAATTGGGCATGACAGACGACAGTTATATCATGGAAGATTCCGAGAACATGAGCTACCGTCAATTCGTGAATTCTTTTTTACCGTATCACCCAACCGATTCGGCAGAAATCAAAACCCGTCTGATCTTAAAAATTGATCAGGACGATATTATGTGGGACAAACTTCTGGAACTAGATCTTTTTAATCCAAACAAAAAAGTAAACCTGCCTAATGCCACTCCGGCACAGATATTAGAAAAAATATTATCCGACAGCTGGTCTTTAGAACCAGATGACAAAGATATGATTGTCATGTACCATAAATTTGGTTATGAGCTCAATGGTAAGAAAAAACAAATTGACTCGAAAATGGTTTGTATTGGCGACGACCAAACTTATACCGCCATGGCAAAAACCGTGGGGTTGCCGGTTGCAATGGCAACGCTGTTAATTTTAAATGGAAAAATCACAACTCCCGGCGTACAACTTCCAATAAAAAAAGAAGTATACCTGCCTATTTTAAACGAGTTAGAAGAATACGGGGTTATTTTTAACGAGCAAAAAATGCCCTATTTTGGATATAATCCAGATTTGTTCTAA